The candidate division WOR-3 bacterium DNA window AGGAAATATGACTGGTCCTTCCGTTCGTCGATTCCTTTCCTGAGCTGCCATCGTCCGTCGTTCATCGTTCCGGCCCTTAAAATGCGGGCATAGTGACCGGTGGCAATCAGCTCCGCGCCCAACTGCGCCGCCCGGCCCAAGAGCTCGGTGAACTTCAGTACTTCGTTGCACCTCAGGCAGGGATTCGGAGTGCGTCCACGACCATACTCTGAGCAGAAATCCTCGATGACCGAAGTTCCGAACTCCCTGCGGAAGTCCCAGGTGTAGTGAGGAAACCCGAGCTTCGCCGCCACCCTTGCCGCGTCCCTCGCCCCGCCGAACCCGCAGCATCCCCGCCCGCCCTCGCCTTCCCGCTCGTTGTCGAAGAGACGCATCGTGACCCCGACCACATCATATCCCTGTTCCTTCAGCAGTGCTGCGGTGACCGACGAATCCACGCCGCCGGACATGGCCACGAGAACGCGGACCGGCCCGGGCTGAATCGACACACCGACGGTTGTCGAGGGCTGGCTGCTCCGGGTAGGCCGGGTGTCAGGACGCGTACCGCGGCTCAGTCGCTGCTGATTTCCCGCCGGATAGATACCCAGAGCTCCCGGCGCACAGTCACCGGCATTTCGCAGGTCGGCTCAAGGCTACAGTAGTGGACCAGCCGTTTCAGACTGCGGAGCAACGTAGCGCATTCGGTGCACGTCTGCGCGTGCAACAGCAGCTTGCGCGCCAGCTCCTCATCCTCTTCGCCACCCACGTACCGGGCAATCAGCTCCTCCGCCTCATCGCAATCGTGGCACTCGCCGGTCCTGTTCTTCTGCTTCTTCATCAAAACTCCATTACAGGTAGCTCGCCAGCTTCTCTCTCAACACCAACCGGCCGCGGTGCAGCCGCGACTTCACCGCCGCCACCGACAACTTCAGGACCTTGCTCACTTCCTCGTTGCTCAAACCCTCGAGGTCGCGCAGGACCACGACCGAGCGATAGTCCTCCGGGAGCTCGTCGACCGCCTTCTGAAGGGCGGCGCGCAATTCGCGCTGCTCCATCAACTTCTCCGGGCCGTACTTCACGTCCGGTATCTCGAACGGCAGATCGCCCGCCTCGTTTACCGGCTGGTCGATAGACACGGTGTCGACCTTCTCCCGCTTGCGCAGCTTGCTTAGACTCACGTTGGTGGCAATTCGGTACAGCCAGGTAAAGAAGGATGACTTGAACTGAAACTTGCCGATGAACCGGTACGCGCGCATGAACGCGTCCTGCAGTGCCTCGCTGGCATCCTGTTCATTGCCCATCAGGCGGTAGGTAATGTTGTAGACCTTGCGCTCGTAGCGACGCACCAACTCTTCGAACGCCTCGGTGTTACCGGCCTGGACCCGCCGCACCAGCACATCGTCGGGTACGGGCAGTGCCGGTGCGGCGACAGCTAACTGCGTGTTCTCGGGCATCACTCTAAGATAGTGACGGGCCGGGAGATGTCAACCCGGCCCGTCTGCAAGAGGAATTCGGGTTAGGGCAGCGCGGGCACGACCCGCTGGCCGCGCATCCTGCCCGGCGAGTTGTCGAACACCTGAACGACGTGGTAGATGACGCCGATGGACTTGCGCGGCGACTGGCCGTGGAAGTAGTCGTGCACGAGATTGATGTACTCCACGACCTGCTTCTCGTATTCGCTCAGCCCCGGGTCATCGGGATGGAGCATCTGGGCCACGCAGCGAAGTTCATACGACTTGGGCAGGTCGAGATACACGACCGCCACGCCCGGGTCGACCATCTGGTTGAGGAACGAGTGCGTCTCGAAGTTCGGCTGGGAATAGAGCTCGAGTGAAGCCTGCTTGGTCCGGTCATAGACGTCAGTTGCCTTGGTGTAGAGGCTCTCGAGCAGGGCGAGCTTCTTCTGCATCGAGTCATCCCAGGTCGACTTCAGCAGCGCGAGCATCTCCGGCAGCTTCTCCTGCGTGGGCAGCCAGCCGGTGCCTTTGACCGCATTGTTGATGTCGAAGTCCGAGTCCTTCCGCTTCATACCGTGGCTCGCGACCATCGCGTTGTGCGGCCCGGAAACCTCCGGCTTCATCATCCCGCCCATCGCGCCCTCCGGCATTGCCATCATTTTCGCAATGAAACGGAGCTGCTCCTGCCGCTTCTCAAAGTTCCACTTGCAGAAGTCGTCCGGCAGGCTGACGACCTTCAGGTCCAGCCACTGGCCGTCGATCTTGCCGCGGATGACGCCATCCTTCAGCTTGGACGCATCCACGACGTCCTGGTGGAACCAGCCGGCCCACCTGCCCCGCTTGCCGGTCGGGTCGGTGGTATCGGGCGTGAACTTCACATCTCGCCAGTACGACATCGTGCCGTGCTCCAGGTTCTTCATCTCCGGTGCGCCCGCCGTCGCGGCCGGGCCGCCGCTACCGTACGCCATCACCAGGACCGCTGCCAGCAACACCGCCATCAACGCTCTCATTCGATTCTCCTTTTTTCTGACTTCTGCATTCCGCCTTCTGCCCTCTGACTTCTGCCATTCCCACGATCACCGGCAGCCTGTTGCCCGTTCGGTTGACGGACACGTCGATGGCCTTCACGATTCCGAACCCGAGTGCCAACCCGACTCCGGACAGTATTCCCGACCACATGTCCTTGCGCAACACCAACCCGCCGATCAGCACCCCGGCAAACATGAACAACACCGGTATACCGAACACCAGCAGGTTCGTCTTCGCGCCGGTCCCTTCGGTCATCTCCAGCTCAACCATGTCGCCGACTCCAGCCCCGACCTTGTTCATAACCAGCACCTTGCGCGTGCTCGTGCCGGTCCAGTTGCAGATACCATGCGCCGTGCAGTGCTGGCACTCGCCCCTGGCCGCGACCTCGACCTCGGCCCGGTCGTTCTTACTGCTGACTACTTTGCCGGTTTCGCGCATCAGGTTCGTTCGGAAACGAACTCCAGTCTACGCGCCTACAGGGCGGGGTCAAACTCAGGCAGTCGGCGACTTGGAAGCGAGCGCCGCCTTCGCCTTTGCCTTCCGCTTCCACTGCTGGATGCGCATGCTCAGGTACAGGATGCCACCCGACACGGCGAGGAAGACGATACCAGCGGCCAGAACCAACCCGCCCCACTTGAACCAGCCGTGCCAGCGTAGTACCTGATAATAGCGCGGCATCAACAGGTAGACGACCCCGGTGACGGCAGTCACCAGCAGGAACGGCACCAGTGTGAACCCGATTACCAGGTGCAGCTTCCGCAAACCTATCATGTCTCTTCCTCCCTACTCCCGACTCTCGACTCCCGATTCCCTCTCATACCGGTTGAAAAACGCTACCTGCTCAAGCGGCAGCCGTTCCGGCCGGTGAGTTTCGTCGTACACCTGTTTCTCGCTGAGCACCGGGCTGATGGTGTCGGCATGTTTGCCCACGTTGATGAGTGTGATAACCTGCATCGAGTTCGGAATCCCGAGGACTTCCCGTACCGCCTTCGGGCTGTACCCGGCAATCGGGTGCGCCACCAGCCCGAGTTCGGTCGCCCGCAGGATGAGGAAGGCGGTCTGCATTCCCGTGTCGAAGAGGTAGTACTCGCGGTCGTGGATGAGGCAGTCCGACTCCTTCTCGCAGCAGACCGCCACGACCATCGAATCGGCGTGACACCAAGCGTTGCCCTTGTTAAAGACCGGCTTCATCTTCTCGAGCATCTCCGGTTCCCACACAAACACGAACCGCGCCGGCTGGTTGTTGTTGCAGGTTGGCGCGAGCTGGGCACAGCGGGCAAGGTCTCCTACCAACTCCTCGGTGATGGAAACCGGTGCGAGCGACCGGTACGCTCGCCTAGTACTGATGGCGTCAATCACGTCCATGATGCCTCCTCATCCGGGAAGCCGGATTTGCCCACCAGGACACAAAGGCGCCATTCGAACAGGAGCCATTGAGCGTCATATCCTCTTCGTACCTTCGTGGTTGATCCAGTTTCGGGGCTGGGTTAACGTACTCCCTACACGGTCATCATCTTGGCTTTGACGCCCTTGATCTTGTTCAAGTCGGACTTCAGGGCGGCGATTTCCTTCTTCGTGCCGCACAGGTGAAGCAGCACCAGGCCGTCGTCAGCGCAGACGTCGCCGGCCTCGTGCAGCCCGACCCGCAGCTTGATGATGCAGCCGTGCTTGGTCAACATCTGCTGCACCTTCACCGCCTCCGCGATTCTCTTGCTGATGGTCACCGCCATGATTGTTCTGCAGTTCATGTCACAAACTCCTTTCTTGTTGGTCATTGGCAATTGGGAATTGTTCATTTCCGTCTGCAGACGTATATGTCCGCCTCGAGCATCCGGTTGTTCTGCCCGCCGGTGTAGTAGTGGTGCACGAAATAGAGGTTGCCTGCATCGTCCAGCGTCGGTTCGCCGGCGAACTGCTGGACTATCACCTCACGCGGACCCCATTGCCCGAGGCTGTCGAGCCGGGAAAGGTAAATGCACGGCCCGGCAAAGCTGTCGTTCCACCCGGTGAAGTAGAGCTCAGTCATGTCCGATGACAGATATGGCCAGCCCTCGTTCTTGGCCGTGTTGACGTTCGGCCCGAGTTTCACCGGCGCGTCCCAGCCGGTCGCGTTGCGCTGCATCCTCCAGATGTCGTAGTCGCTGGTCCCCTCGGGGCTGCCGAAGTAGAGAGTCTGATGGTCACTGGTAAGGTGGAACTCGCCGATATTGTAGTCCACGTTCAGCTGCTTGCCCGCGTTGCGCCAGTCGGCCCACTCGCCGTTCCTGCGCACCGCGTAGAAGACGTCGATGTCGCCGAGCATGTTTCTGCTGCGGGTCGATGCGAACCATAGCGTATCACCAATGACTTGCTGGCAACCGTCGAGCGAGACGTCATCGCTCAGGACTACGCGCTCCGGCTCGGTCCAGTTCCCGCCGACGAGCCGGCAGGCCCAGATCCCGGTTACGCTGTCAATCAGCTGCTTCTCGACCGGCACCCGCACGTCGGGAGTGAAGAAGAAATAGAACTCCTGGCCATCAGACGTTATGAAAGGGGAATCCTCGGCCCCGGCCGAGTTCACCGGGCCGGGCATCGGCACCGGCGCCTCGAAATCGGGCGAGACAAGTATGGGCGGGAACAAGTCGGTGGCGGGAGATCCTTTCACGGCGTCAGCGGGGATTTTGGAGTACCGGTTCTCAAGAAACGGCCACGACTTCCTGCAGCCGGCAAGGCAGGCAAGAACTACTGACAGGACGACGATACGGCAGAGATACTTCACGCGCACCTCCTTTCGGCTCCTACTGGGTCCGGACGCGACGACAGACTGCTCTGGCTCAACTCGGTCTGATTATCCTGCTTGACGTTGATGGGTCAAGCGTAGCCGACAGTTCTTGACAAGCGACGATACAGGCTGACACTTACACTCATTGAAAGGAACCTGATGAGAATTGCCGTCCTGCTGATCTTGAGTGCCGTCTCGGCCCGCGCCCAACTGCCGGAAAACCCGGGGCGTCCGTTCCGATTGGAAAACTTCGAGCCTCGGGCCGCTTCGTCGCAACCCGATGAACTGCACAATGACTCCGCGAACTGCAAGCTGGTAGGCAACTGGCCGTTCGGGCCGTCATACTCGCTGGCTTTGGACTCGGCCCGGGATCTCGTGTTCCTGGGCTCGGGCGGGGGAGTGTATGTTCTGGATGTCAGTGACTCGACCAACCCGGTCAAACTCTCCGAGGCGATCCACACCACCGGTCTGGCCTACAGCTTCTGCCTTCAAGGCGACCGGCTCTTCATCGCCGCCAACCCGGCAGGGCTGGAGATCTGGGATGTGTCGGCGGCGGCCAGTCCTGCGCTGCTGGGCCGCCTCGCTACGCCCGGTTCGGCCAACGGCGTGGCGGTCGCGGGAAACCACGCCTATGTGGCGGCCTACGATTCCGGGCTGCGCGTCATCGATGTCTCAGACCCGCAGGACCCGCTGGAAGTCGGCCACTGCCAGACGGCGGGCTCTGCCCTTGGCCTGACCGTAGCCGGTGGCTACGCGTACGTAGCGGCCCGGGACTCCGGACTGCGGGTTATAGACATCTCTGACCCGCAGGACCCGCTGGAGGTCGGCCACTGTGAAACCCCTGGCCTCGCCTCGGGCGTTGCGGTCGCCGGGAACCACGCCTACGTCGCGGACGACAGCTCAGGACTGCGAGTGATAGACGTTTCGGACCCGCAAGTCCCGCACGAAGTCGGGCAGTACAATACACCGGGCCACGCCCGCGCGGTTACGGTGAATGGCCATGCGTACATCGCCGATCGTGACTCAGGACTGAGGGTGGTTGATATCTCGAACCCGCAGAACCCCCAGGAAGTTGGCCGCTACAACATTCCGGCCTACGCCAACTACGTGGCGGCAGCCGGAAGCAGCGCCTACGTTGCGTACGGCGGCAGAGGGCTGCGGGTAGTCGGTGTTTCCATACCCTCAAGTCCAACCGAAGTCGGACACTACGACGCGCCCGGCTATGCCAGCGGCGTGGCAGTCGCCGGGAACTATGCCTACGTCACCTGCGAACCTTCACTGCTATGGGCAATCGACATCTCGAACCCACAGAACCCGGAGCAGGTCGGGAACTGCAGCCTGCCGGGAAGTACTCGTGGCTTGACGGTTGACGGGAGCTTCGTCTACGTGGCGGACTATGATTCCGGACTGCGCATAGTCGACGTCTCCGACCCGCAGAACCCGCAGGAAGTCGGGCACTGTGCCACTCCTGACGTCGCCGAGGCGGTAGAGGTTATGGATAGTCTCGCCTTTGTGACGGACTTCGTTTCCGGGCTCCGCGTCATCGACGTTTCCGACCCGCAGAAC harbors:
- a CDS encoding nitroreductase, which produces MDVIDAISTRRAYRSLAPVSITEELVGDLARCAQLAPTCNNNQPARFVFVWEPEMLEKMKPVFNKGNAWCHADSMVVAVCCEKESDCLIHDREYYLFDTGMQTAFLILRATELGLVAHPIAGYSPKAVREVLGIPNSMQVITLINVGKHADTISPVLSEKQVYDETHRPERLPLEQVAFFNRYERESGVESRE
- a CDS encoding zf-HC2 domain-containing protein, which produces MKKQKNRTGECHDCDEAEELIARYVGGEEDEELARKLLLHAQTCTECATLLRSLKRLVHYCSLEPTCEMPVTVRRELWVSIRREISSD
- a CDS encoding sigma-70 family RNA polymerase sigma factor gives rise to the protein MPENTQLAVAAPALPVPDDVLVRRVQAGNTEAFEELVRRYERKVYNITYRLMGNEQDASEALQDAFMRAYRFIGKFQFKSSFFTWLYRIATNVSLSKLRKREKVDTVSIDQPVNEAGDLPFEIPDVKYGPEKLMEQRELRAALQKAVDELPEDYRSVVVLRDLEGLSNEEVSKVLKLSVAAVKSRLHRGRLVLREKLASYL
- a CDS encoding SoxR reducing system RseC family protein, which translates into the protein MRETGKVVSSKNDRAEVEVAARGECQHCTAHGICNWTGTSTRKVLVMNKVGAGVGDMVELEMTEGTGAKTNLLVFGIPVLFMFAGVLIGGLVLRKDMWSGILSGVGLALGFGIVKAIDVSVNRTGNRLPVIVGMAEVRGQKAECRSQKKGESNESVDGGVAGSGPGDGVR